ACTGCGGGATGTTGTCGACCTTCATCGACTCGTTCAGCTGCCGCATAAGCTCCTTCTGCTGCTTCGTGAGCTTTGCGGGGGTCTGCACGCGGACCTCGACGATGAGGTCGCCGCGGCCGTGCGCGTTCAGGTGCGGAACACCCTTGCCGCGCAGACGGAACTCCTTGCCGCTCTGCGTTCCTTCCGGAACCTTGAGCGTCTCGGGTCCGTGCAGCGTTTCAATCTCAAGTTCGGTGCCGAGCGCGGCCTGCGGAAAACTGATCGGCATCACGCAGTGCAGATCGTCGCCGTCGCGCTCGAAGAACTTGTGCGCGCGGACTTCCAGCACGACATATAAATCGCCTGAGGGGCCGCCCCACTTGCCGGCGTCGCCTTCGCCGCCGTAGCGAATTCGCGTCTCGTTCTCAACACCCGCGGGGACCTTGACGAGAATCTTGTGCTCGCGCGGAACACGCCCATCGCCGCGGCAGGTCTTGCATGGGTGACGAACGATCGAGCCTGTGCCCGAGCAGACCGGGCAGGTGCGCGCGACAGAGAAGAAGCCCTGCTGCGTGCGAATCTGCCCGCGGCCGCCGCACTGCTGGCATGT
This is a stretch of genomic DNA from Acidobacteriaceae bacterium. It encodes these proteins:
- the dnaJ gene encoding molecular chaperone DnaJ; the encoded protein is MATATMKMDYYEVLQVERTATDAELKAAYRKLAMQHHPDRNPNNPDAEEKFKACSEAYQVLSDPDKRAAYDRYGHAGVGAAGAAGNPFAGGPFAQGDIGDIFGDLFGEMFNMGSRGGRASRAQRGRDIKFDLRLEFEEAVFGIEREINIRRAEACTDCSGTGSEGGRQPETCQQCGGRGQIRTQQGFFSVARTCPVCSGTGSIVRHPCKTCRGDGRVPREHKILVKVPAGVENETRIRYGGEGDAGKWGGPSGDLYVVLEVRAHKFFERDGDDLHCVMPISFPQAALGTELEIETLHGPETLKVPEGTQSGKEFRLRGKGVPHLNAHGRGDLIVEVRVQTPAKLTKQQKELMRQLNESMKVDNIPQSRGIFDKVKEMFS